One region of Gilliamella sp. ESL0405 genomic DNA includes:
- a CDS encoding helix-turn-helix domain-containing protein, protein MLMGDKWKVLIVRDLLTGTKRFGELKKSLNGVSQKVLTQHLRTMEKNGLVSRKVYAQVPPKVEYTLTDVGQSLKQVHDAMLAWGSAYQLKQGKK, encoded by the coding sequence ATGCTAATGGGCGATAAATGGAAAGTTTTAATTGTTCGTGATTTATTAACAGGTACAAAACGCTTTGGTGAATTAAAAAAATCACTTAATGGCGTGTCACAGAAAGTATTAACTCAACATCTAAGAACAATGGAAAAAAACGGCTTAGTCAGCCGCAAAGTCTATGCCCAAGTACCACCTAAAGTTGAATACACATTGACCGATGTCGGACAAAGCTTAAAACAAGTGCATGACGCTATGTTGGCGTGGGGAAGTGCTTATCAATTAAAACAGGGTAAAAAGTAG